The following proteins come from a genomic window of Rhodospirillaceae bacterium:
- a CDS encoding alpha/beta fold hydrolase has product MKKYYIDGPMGQVHVREFGDHQAQPIVLLHQTAWSSLQFKNAMPYLVEHGLRCIAVDTPGFGMSDGPDTPPTVQDYAESLAVTLDALNIEQTIMLGHHTGASIATAYAINHPDKLVKLLLHGVPIYSEEARAERLAKPHFDQTPRDDGSHLTDRWALANSVSGGSATPEAIHWSLVQFFWAGPKEWFGHHAAFKYDMEKDYKSLEVPTVVLSNSGDVLHKKMPYLRELRPDFRYTEIEGGTFHIIFEEAERWSRWVAEHALEGNV; this is encoded by the coding sequence ATGAAGAAATATTACATTGATGGGCCTATGGGCCAAGTTCATGTGCGGGAATTTGGTGATCACCAGGCTCAGCCAATTGTGTTGCTGCATCAGACAGCGTGGTCATCTTTGCAGTTCAAGAATGCGATGCCGTATCTCGTGGAGCATGGTTTGAGGTGTATTGCCGTCGATACGCCGGGATTTGGCATGTCCGATGGACCGGATACACCACCAACAGTGCAGGATTACGCAGAGTCTTTGGCTGTGACGCTCGACGCTCTCAACATCGAGCAAACAATTATGTTGGGCCATCACACTGGCGCATCTATCGCGACAGCTTATGCGATCAATCATCCAGACAAGCTGGTGAAGCTGCTGTTGCATGGTGTACCAATCTATTCTGAAGAAGCCCGCGCTGAACGTCTCGCAAAGCCGCACTTTGATCAGACACCACGTGACGATGGAAGTCATTTGACAGACCGCTGGGCGTTGGCAAATTCAGTCTCAGGTGGTTCAGCAACGCCGGAGGCTATTCATTGGTCGCTGGTGCAGTTCTTTTGGGCTGGGCCTAAAGAGTGGTTCGGGCATCATGCCGCTTTTAAATATGACATGGAAAAAGATTATAAGTCTCTTGAGGTGCCGACTGTGGTTCTCTCCAATTCAGGCGATGTTCTCCATAAGAAAATGCCGTATTTGAGAGAGTTAAGACCCGATTTTAGGTACACCGAGATTGAAGGCGGTACATTTCATATCATTTTCGAAGAGGCCGAGCGTTGGTCGCGCTGGGTGGCTGAGCATGCGTTAGAGGGTAACGTATGA
- a CDS encoding alpha/beta hydrolase gives MRPRRAYTNGPTGQIHYQVIGEGVPLLLSHQSPSSSNMFNKAYPFLAAHGICAIGIDTPGFGCSDVPAKRPSVQDYATAFAPVLEALGLQSAHVLGHHTGAANVCEFAYQNPKKVKSVILNGPPVFSQEERESRVNAPGPMTIEADGSHLKKRWNARMAATEGWSDLEAMHRNVLQTLWAGETFWYGHKAAYEYDITEAFMGLKTPTLILTNTGDDIYHLSCRARDLRPDMAFMELEGGTHDIVDEQPEAWSKAVADFIKVA, from the coding sequence GTGAGGCCGCGTCGTGCCTACACCAATGGTCCGACTGGGCAGATTCACTATCAGGTGATAGGGGAAGGTGTTCCGCTTCTTTTGTCTCATCAATCACCGAGTTCTTCCAATATGTTTAACAAGGCGTATCCGTTTCTGGCAGCGCATGGCATTTGCGCTATTGGCATTGATACGCCAGGGTTCGGATGCTCTGATGTTCCTGCAAAGCGGCCTTCCGTTCAAGACTATGCAACTGCGTTTGCACCCGTTCTTGAGGCTCTTGGATTACAGTCAGCGCATGTATTGGGACATCACACGGGTGCAGCGAATGTGTGTGAGTTCGCCTATCAAAATCCGAAAAAGGTTAAGTCTGTTATTCTTAACGGCCCACCGGTCTTCAGCCAAGAGGAGCGAGAGTCACGTGTAAATGCCCCTGGTCCGATGACGATAGAAGCAGACGGGAGTCATCTGAAAAAGAGATGGAACGCACGCATGGCCGCGACCGAAGGATGGAGCGACCTCGAGGCTATGCATCGTAATGTTTTGCAGACGCTGTGGGCGGGGGAAACGTTCTGGTATGGTCATAAAGCGGCGTACGAGTATGACATCACAGAAGCTTTTATGGGGCTCAAAACGCCGACTCTGATTCTCACCAATACAGGGGATGACATTTATCACCTAAGTTGCCGTGCGAGAGACCTGAGGCCAGATATGGCTTTTATGGAGTTAGAGGGCGGCACCCATGATATTGTGGATGAACAGCCTGAGGCCTGGTCTAAAGCTGTGGCTGATTTCATCAAAGTTGCGTGA
- a CDS encoding type III polyketide synthase has translation MSTSFATQIYAVGTAYPPYVMRQAEVQAQAARIFGEEPDYFRRMASAYGNAGVETRHSCVPLDWYLESHGWPERTQLYEENATTLLQDAGQSCLNQAGVESSNVAATVVVSSTGVVTPSLDVLIQEPLGLLPNTQRLPIFGLGCAGGVIGLSRAAAVSQSLPDQWVLFLCVELCGLTFRSSDLSKANFIGTAIFGDGAAAVLIRTASSSLDSGVEPKAELQGWAEHTWPNTRDVMGWRVEDDGLGVVFSRTIPNLVSQKLRPVTDHFLSKYDLDLSGLAGVLCHPGGDKVLSALEHAFDLDPQALQHARAILKAYGNMSAVTVLAVLKRALDSQDRGRHMMTALGPGFTAAFALLNLY, from the coding sequence ATGAGCACTTCATTTGCAACTCAGATCTATGCCGTCGGCACGGCCTACCCCCCTTACGTTATGCGTCAGGCAGAAGTACAAGCACAGGCCGCTAGGATTTTTGGTGAAGAGCCAGACTATTTTCGCAGAATGGCATCTGCCTATGGCAATGCTGGCGTTGAAACACGTCACTCTTGCGTTCCATTAGATTGGTATTTGGAATCTCATGGGTGGCCTGAGCGCACACAGCTCTACGAAGAAAATGCCACAACCTTATTGCAGGACGCAGGGCAGTCTTGCCTTAATCAGGCCGGTGTGGAGTCAAGTAATGTTGCGGCGACTGTGGTTGTGTCGAGCACCGGCGTTGTAACGCCAAGTTTAGATGTATTGATTCAGGAACCCTTGGGGTTGTTACCCAATACACAACGGCTTCCTATTTTTGGTTTAGGGTGCGCTGGCGGGGTGATCGGTCTCTCCAGGGCCGCTGCAGTGTCTCAAAGCCTTCCAGATCAATGGGTGCTTTTTCTTTGCGTGGAACTCTGTGGGCTGACGTTTCGCTCATCTGATCTTAGCAAAGCCAATTTTATCGGCACCGCAATCTTTGGCGACGGTGCCGCAGCGGTTTTGATTCGTACCGCGAGCTCGAGTCTAGACTCCGGAGTAGAACCAAAAGCTGAACTTCAAGGTTGGGCAGAGCACACATGGCCAAATACACGCGATGTTATGGGTTGGCGCGTTGAGGATGATGGTTTGGGAGTTGTGTTTTCACGCACCATTCCAAATCTTGTTAGTCAGAAGTTGCGGCCAGTTACGGATCATTTTCTGTCGAAATATGATCTCGATTTATCGGGCCTGGCAGGTGTGCTGTGTCATCCGGGCGGCGATAAAGTTTTGAGTGCCTTAGAGCACGCGTTTGATTTGGACCCGCAAGCACTCCAGCACGCTCGGGCTATTCTTAAAGCATACGGGAATATGTCTGCGGTTACGGTACTGGCGGTGCTCAAGCGCGCTTTAGACTCACAGGATAGGGGCCGACATATGATGACAGCTCTCGGCCCAGGCTTTACCGCCGCCTTTGCCCTGCTTAATTTGTACTGA
- a CDS encoding isoprenylcysteine carboxylmethyltransferase family protein produces the protein MEWASYLVLALVTAQRIGELFLDRSNTAALLLQGGEEHGEEHYKFFLILHSAWLVSLLIWVVLTGAEPNWVLLGLYIVLQAGRLWVLRTLGRYWTTRIITVSSSPLVMSGPYRFVRHPNYVVVVCEIALLPLVFDGWEIALVFSVLNAALLRVRIRAEDSVLASRKNKA, from the coding sequence ATGGAGTGGGCAAGTTACTTAGTTTTAGCACTGGTTACAGCGCAACGCATCGGGGAGCTTTTTCTAGACCGATCTAATACGGCCGCATTGCTATTGCAGGGGGGCGAGGAGCATGGTGAGGAACACTATAAGTTTTTTCTCATACTCCATTCTGCCTGGTTGGTGAGTTTACTGATTTGGGTTGTTTTGACCGGCGCTGAACCAAACTGGGTTCTGTTAGGCTTATATATCGTGTTGCAGGCTGGCCGATTATGGGTGCTGCGGACGCTCGGGCGCTATTGGACTACACGCATTATTACTGTGTCTTCTTCCCCTCTTGTTATGTCTGGTCCCTATCGTTTCGTGCGTCATCCGAATTACGTGGTTGTTGTGTGTGAAATTGCCCTCCTGCCTCTCGTGTTCGACGGGTGGGAAATCGCCTTGGTATTCTCTGTTCTTAATGCTGCGCTGTTGCGTGTTCGTATACGTGCCGAAGATTCTGTTTTAGCAAGCCGCAAAAATAAAGCCTGA
- a CDS encoding RecX family transcriptional regulator: MPKNADQSGNSKEKSGKPERKVPRHITKDRLRNIALYHLERFATNAENLRRVLYRRALKAARHHDTNLEEAKTWINEVVDALVRSGAIDDQEYANAKTLTLIRRGQSPRKIQAYLSSKGLDNETIKRALDIASESIVDPDMEAARAYALRRRFGPYRTTTPSSEQKQKELAALGRAGFRYDVARKIVDATDEDKME; this comes from the coding sequence ATGCCGAAAAACGCGGATCAATCTGGCAACAGCAAAGAAAAGAGCGGAAAACCGGAACGTAAGGTCCCGCGTCACATCACTAAAGATCGGTTGCGCAATATCGCCCTCTATCATCTGGAGCGGTTCGCTACCAACGCTGAGAATTTACGCCGCGTTTTGTATCGGCGAGCCCTGAAGGCCGCGCGCCATCATGATACCAACCTCGAGGAAGCGAAAACCTGGATTAATGAAGTCGTCGATGCCTTAGTAAGATCGGGCGCAATCGACGATCAAGAATACGCCAATGCCAAGACGTTGACTTTAATACGCCGTGGGCAATCTCCGAGAAAAATACAGGCTTATCTTTCCTCAAAAGGTCTCGACAACGAGACAATAAAACGGGCTTTGGATATCGCATCTGAGAGCATCGTAGACCCGGATATGGAAGCGGCCCGTGCTTATGCCCTACGACGAAGATTTGGTCCTTACCGGACAACGACCCCCTCATCTGAGCAAAAACAGAAAGAACTCGCTGCACTTGGAAGAGCCGGTTTTCGTTATGACGTGGCACGTAAAATTGTTGATGCGACTGATGAAGACAAAATGGAATAG
- a CDS encoding ABC transporter permease — protein MWELYMKEVRRFTKVATQTIAAPMVTTLLFLIIFTFAFDRPPVAGVPFNDFLVPGLVMMAIVQNAFANTSSSILVAKVQGNIVDVLMPPLSAIELTVAWTLGAVTRGLVVGLSALFAMAFFAEVHVHSPFLIVYHALMGATFMACAGIIGAVWADKFDHMAAVTNFIITPLTFLSGTFYTIDRLPEGLRFICQYNPFFYAIDGFRYGFLGQDSTQVGLGIAVTGLTAFATLTGTYMILKSGYKLKA, from the coding sequence ATGTGGGAACTCTACATGAAGGAGGTGCGGCGCTTTACCAAAGTCGCGACTCAAACAATTGCCGCCCCTATGGTCACTACTCTTTTATTTCTGATTATTTTTACGTTTGCTTTTGATCGCCCGCCAGTAGCCGGTGTGCCTTTTAACGATTTTCTGGTCCCAGGCCTAGTTATGATGGCCATTGTTCAAAATGCGTTTGCCAATACGTCATCATCCATTTTGGTTGCCAAAGTACAGGGCAATATCGTTGATGTCTTGATGCCACCGCTCAGTGCTATTGAGTTGACGGTCGCTTGGACACTTGGCGCTGTGACCCGCGGCCTTGTAGTTGGATTATCAGCGCTTTTTGCGATGGCCTTTTTTGCTGAGGTTCATGTTCACAGTCCATTTTTGATTGTCTACCATGCGTTGATGGGGGCCACGTTTATGGCGTGCGCAGGTATCATCGGTGCAGTCTGGGCCGATAAATTTGATCATATGGCTGCGGTGACCAACTTCATCATTACGCCGCTGACTTTTCTGTCTGGTACCTTTTATACCATTGACCGGTTGCCTGAGGGGCTTCGCTTCATCTGCCAATACAATCCGTTTTTTTATGCCATTGATGGCTTCCGGTACGGCTTCTTGGGGCAGGACTCAACCCAAGTCGGGCTTGGTATTGCAGTTACGGGGCTCACGGCTTTTGCCACCTTGACTGGGACTTATATGATCTTAAAGAGCGGCTACAAGCTGAAAGCCTAA
- a CDS encoding aspartate aminotransferase family protein, producing MSPPAVMSTYARTDLMFERGEGSWLIASDGRRFLDFNSGIAVNALGHAHPHLVAALQEQAGKFWHCSNLYRIDGQEKLAARLVGLSFADTAFFCNSGAEALECAIKIARRHHQAGGEPNRYRVITANNAFHGRTLATIAAGGQAKHLDGFGPVIDAFDHIPFGNLNEARAAVTAETAAVLVEPIQGEGGLAVATDEYLAGLRAMADEFGLLLIYDEVQCGMGRTGDLFAYQKSGIAPDIMTLAKALGGGFPVGACLATADAAKYMAPGTHGSTFGGNPLAMAAANAVLDVMTEPGFLSHVSEASQKLLSGLNNLITDYPSVFEEVRGRGLMLGLKCCVPNSDVVNRLLEEHMLTVVAGDNVVRLLPPLTVSFEEIDLALAKLTSAAQDLAT from the coding sequence ATGTCGCCGCCGGCCGTAATGTCCACTTATGCAAGAACCGATCTCATGTTTGAGAGGGGAGAGGGCTCCTGGCTCATTGCATCTGACGGTCGACGCTTTCTCGATTTTAACAGTGGTATCGCGGTCAATGCACTAGGTCATGCACACCCACATTTGGTTGCAGCCTTGCAGGAACAGGCCGGAAAATTTTGGCACTGCTCAAATCTCTACCGGATTGATGGCCAAGAAAAGTTGGCTGCTCGTTTGGTCGGCCTGTCTTTTGCCGACACGGCGTTCTTCTGCAACTCTGGGGCTGAGGCTCTCGAGTGTGCGATCAAGATAGCCCGGCGACATCATCAGGCCGGCGGTGAACCGAACAGATATCGTGTGATTACAGCGAACAATGCTTTTCATGGCCGGACCCTAGCCACGATTGCTGCTGGCGGGCAAGCAAAGCATCTTGATGGTTTCGGACCGGTGATAGATGCATTTGACCACATTCCTTTTGGTAATTTGAACGAAGCCCGGGCTGCCGTGACTGCTGAAACGGCAGCGGTTTTGGTTGAGCCTATACAAGGAGAAGGCGGCTTGGCGGTTGCTACAGATGAATATCTGGCTGGGTTGCGCGCAATGGCCGATGAGTTTGGGTTGCTGCTGATCTATGATGAAGTGCAATGCGGCATGGGCCGCACAGGTGATTTGTTCGCCTACCAAAAATCGGGGATTGCACCAGACATTATGACGCTGGCCAAGGCACTTGGTGGTGGTTTCCCCGTTGGAGCCTGTTTAGCCACGGCTGATGCGGCAAAATATATGGCACCAGGAACCCATGGATCTACTTTTGGCGGAAATCCATTGGCTATGGCCGCAGCAAATGCGGTTCTGGATGTAATGACTGAGCCTGGCTTTTTGAGCCATGTATCAGAAGCGTCGCAGAAGTTGTTGTCCGGCCTGAACAATCTCATCACTGATTATCCAAGTGTTTTTGAAGAGGTTCGAGGGCGCGGCTTAATGCTGGGTCTAAAGTGCTGCGTTCCTAATAGTGATGTTGTGAACAGGCTTCTTGAGGAACACATGTTGACCGTTGTTGCGGGAGATAATGTTGTGCGCTTATTGCCTCCGTTAACCGTTTCTTTTGAGGAGATAGACTTGGCGTTGGCTAAGTTAACTTCTGCTGCTCAAGATTTGGCGACATAA
- the argF gene encoding ornithine carbamoyltransferase has protein sequence MKHFLDLDVIDKETLRQILNLGTSLRQDLMKGKQTKSLAGKTLAMMFEKPSTRTRVSFEVGMRQLGGEVVVLPQSETQFGHGESIADTARVLSRFVDAIMLRTDDPAKLAELAHHATVPVINGLTDLTHPCQLMADVMTIEQHRGPIADQVVAWTGDGNNVSNSFIQAAAQFGFKLRLACPDSLMPERTILKWALEAGADVQVTDDPTEAVDQADCVVTDTWVSMHDEADGRVEALTPYRVTPDLMNLAKSDAIFMHCLPAHRGDEVLDDVIDGRWSVVWDEAENRMHAQKGILMWCLG, from the coding sequence ATGAAGCATTTTCTCGACTTAGATGTGATCGATAAGGAAACCCTTCGTCAGATTCTAAATCTTGGTACGTCTTTGAGACAAGATTTAATGAAGGGTAAGCAAACCAAGTCTCTCGCCGGTAAGACTCTTGCCATGATGTTTGAGAAACCATCCACCCGCACGCGTGTATCTTTTGAAGTGGGTATGCGGCAGCTTGGCGGAGAAGTCGTTGTGCTCCCGCAATCCGAAACCCAATTTGGTCACGGAGAGTCAATTGCCGACACAGCCCGCGTTTTATCGAGATTCGTAGATGCAATTATGTTGCGGACCGACGATCCGGCTAAGTTGGCTGAGTTGGCGCACCACGCAACCGTTCCTGTTATTAATGGCTTAACTGACTTGACCCATCCTTGCCAGCTCATGGCTGATGTGATGACCATTGAGCAACACCGAGGCCCCATCGCGGATCAAGTTGTGGCATGGACGGGGGATGGCAATAATGTTTCTAACAGTTTCATCCAGGCAGCAGCGCAGTTCGGCTTTAAGCTTCGGCTCGCTTGTCCAGACAGTCTAATGCCTGAGCGGACTATACTGAAATGGGCTTTAGAAGCTGGTGCGGATGTGCAAGTTACGGATGATCCAACAGAAGCTGTAGACCAGGCTGATTGTGTTGTGACCGATACCTGGGTGTCTATGCACGATGAGGCGGATGGTCGTGTTGAGGCTTTAACACCGTATCGTGTGACGCCTGATCTGATGAATCTCGCTAAATCGGATGCTATATTTATGCACTGTTTACCGGCCCATCGAGGAGACGAAGTCCTTGATGACGTGATTGACGGACGCTGGTCTGTTGTGTGGGATGAAGCCGAGAATCGGATGCACGCCCAAAAAGGTATCCTGATGTGGTGCCTTGGGTGA
- a CDS encoding Hsp33 family molecular chaperone HslO codes for MTAGLSTSRPGVSQPFLLYDGAVRGRLVRLNGVAETILKAHDYPDAVLKILGEAMAASAALADGLKFNGSFTLQVQGNGPIHTLVTDITSERAMRGCAKFHADQMPTENVQEGEQPSLLHLMGTGHIAFTVDQGPDTDRYQGIIELAGSSIGDCVHQYFQQSEQLETAIKIVAGRSNPGDQSSAWQVSAILVQRMPSEGGKAPTEAEEDAWRTAVILLSSVSEQELLSSTLSEEDVLARLFGTVGGRILDPRPLTVGCRCTRDRSAKILASFPMDEIMSMSENGKISMTCEFCEIDFDFSEQELRAVAENAAADSET; via the coding sequence ATGACTGCGGGCCTCTCCACAAGCCGACCAGGAGTTAGCCAGCCATTTCTGCTCTATGACGGTGCAGTTCGAGGCAGGCTGGTAAGGCTCAATGGCGTAGCTGAAACAATTCTAAAAGCTCACGACTATCCAGATGCGGTGCTAAAAATCTTGGGTGAAGCGATGGCTGCATCCGCAGCTCTCGCTGATGGATTGAAGTTTAATGGTTCCTTTACGCTCCAAGTCCAAGGGAACGGACCAATTCATACCTTGGTCACAGACATTACCAGCGAAAGAGCCATGCGAGGGTGTGCAAAATTTCATGCCGATCAAATGCCTACTGAAAACGTGCAAGAGGGTGAACAACCTTCGCTTCTGCATCTTATGGGAACAGGGCACATCGCTTTTACGGTAGACCAGGGCCCGGATACTGATCGTTATCAAGGCATTATAGAACTCGCTGGGAGTTCTATAGGAGACTGTGTGCATCAATATTTTCAACAGTCGGAGCAGCTTGAAACCGCCATTAAGATTGTTGCAGGCCGCTCTAACCCGGGCGATCAATCGTCCGCTTGGCAAGTATCTGCCATACTCGTTCAGCGTATGCCATCAGAAGGCGGTAAAGCTCCCACAGAAGCTGAAGAAGATGCATGGAGAACCGCTGTTATTCTGCTGAGTAGTGTCTCAGAACAAGAATTGCTCAGTTCAACTTTGTCAGAAGAAGACGTTTTAGCCCGCTTATTTGGCACGGTCGGGGGCCGTATACTAGATCCGCGTCCCCTTACGGTTGGCTGTCGTTGCACCCGTGATAGATCGGCAAAAATCCTGGCGTCATTTCCTATGGATGAGATTATGTCTATGTCGGAAAATGGAAAGATATCGATGACGTGCGAGTTCTGTGAGATCGATTTCGATTTTTCCGAGCAAGAACTGCGTGCTGTAGCAGAAAATGCTGCTGCGGATTCTGAAACTTAA
- a CDS encoding TrkH family potassium uptake protein encodes MTYIVIDFRPVFLVIGLLLIILALGMGIPAIVDLSIGNPDWTAFATAGAFTLFVGTATVMTTRTGEVTLTLRQAFLLTTLSWIVLPAFASLPFMISDYRLNFTDAFFEAMSGITTTGATVITNLDAAPPGLLLWRGILQWLGGLGIIIMALTILPMLKVGGMQMFKVEGFEAQEKVLPRATQVAAALVIVFVFLTALWALFYWLAGMGTLDATVHAMTTIATGGYSNHDASMGYFDSGLIDALAIIGMVVGGIPFLLYVQVIRGRSSALWNDSQVRWFISTVITFVGLVTVYLVITDTYEPVLALRFAAFNTVSVITGTGFATADFSLWGGFVLVVLFMLMFIGGCAGSTTCGIKVFRFQVLFEVARVQLRQLLEPHGVFTPYYNGRSIDESVAASVMGFFYLYALTVCVLGVALAALGLDFITAISGAASAVSNVGPGLGPIIGPAGTYATLPDAAKWLLALGMLLGRLELYTVLVLVLPRFWRG; translated from the coding sequence ATGACGTACATCGTTATAGACTTTCGGCCTGTATTTCTTGTCATCGGGCTGCTTCTCATTATTCTCGCGTTGGGAATGGGAATTCCTGCGATCGTTGATCTCAGCATTGGCAACCCAGACTGGACAGCTTTCGCAACAGCCGGTGCCTTCACTCTTTTTGTCGGCACAGCGACTGTTATGACAACGCGAACAGGCGAGGTTACTCTTACCTTGCGACAAGCGTTTTTATTAACGACATTGTCTTGGATTGTCTTACCTGCTTTTGCCTCTCTACCATTTATGATTTCTGATTATCGGTTGAACTTCACCGATGCCTTTTTTGAAGCTATGTCGGGTATCACCACGACTGGCGCAACTGTAATTACCAATTTAGACGCTGCACCTCCGGGTCTTTTGTTATGGCGCGGCATTCTTCAATGGTTGGGCGGCCTTGGGATTATTATTATGGCGCTGACCATACTGCCTATGTTGAAGGTCGGCGGCATGCAAATGTTCAAAGTAGAGGGGTTCGAGGCGCAAGAAAAAGTATTACCTCGTGCCACGCAAGTTGCTGCAGCTCTGGTTATCGTCTTTGTTTTTCTAACTGCTTTGTGGGCGCTGTTTTACTGGCTTGCAGGCATGGGCACATTAGACGCAACAGTACATGCCATGACGACCATCGCGACAGGCGGATATTCTAATCATGACGCCTCTATGGGCTACTTTGATAGTGGATTAATTGATGCATTAGCGATTATAGGAATGGTTGTCGGCGGCATTCCCTTTCTACTGTATGTTCAGGTGATCCGTGGTCGCAGCAGTGCATTGTGGAACGACAGCCAAGTCAGGTGGTTTATCAGCACAGTTATCACTTTTGTTGGGCTTGTAACGGTTTATCTTGTCATCACAGACACCTACGAGCCCGTTCTTGCGTTGCGGTTTGCAGCATTTAACACTGTTTCCGTTATTACTGGCACAGGCTTCGCCACAGCTGACTTCAGCCTTTGGGGGGGCTTTGTCTTGGTTGTCCTATTTATGCTTATGTTTATTGGGGGTTGTGCTGGCTCGACGACCTGCGGCATCAAGGTATTCCGTTTTCAAGTGCTTTTCGAAGTGGCGCGTGTCCAATTACGACAGCTTTTGGAACCACACGGTGTGTTTACGCCCTACTATAACGGCAGATCAATTGACGAATCCGTTGCGGCATCGGTTATGGGGTTCTTCTATTTGTATGCCCTGACCGTCTGCGTCCTTGGTGTGGCTCTCGCGGCCCTTGGTCTTGATTTCATTACAGCAATATCTGGCGCGGCCAGCGCGGTCTCAAATGTAGGCCCCGGACTAGGACCTATTATTGGTCCAGCGGGTACGTATGCCACCTTACCTGATGCAGCAAAATGGTTGCTCGCACTCGGCATGTTGCTTGGACGTTTAGAACTCTACACGGTCTTGGTTCTTGTTTTACCACGGTTTTGGCGCGGTTAA
- the folE gene encoding GTP cyclohydrolase I FolE: protein MKKIHLGTIDKIPKDHGENKVTADRPTRGEAEAAVRTLIRWAGDDPTREGLLATPDRVARSYEEFFAGYWQDPEAILRTTFEETEGYDEMVVLTGIDYESHCEHHMVPIIGKAHVAYLPDNKVVGISKLARVVDAYAKRLQIQEKMTAQIANTINDVLTPKGVAVVIEGNHECMSTRGVHKPDVTMVTSTMLGAFRDDASTRREFLAFIGK from the coding sequence ATGAAAAAAATCCACTTAGGAACAATCGACAAAATACCTAAAGACCATGGCGAAAACAAAGTCACGGCGGACCGCCCGACACGTGGGGAGGCCGAGGCCGCTGTTCGAACTCTGATCCGTTGGGCTGGCGACGATCCAACACGAGAAGGGCTTCTTGCAACACCTGATAGGGTGGCACGGTCCTATGAAGAGTTTTTTGCGGGATACTGGCAAGATCCAGAGGCAATTTTGCGAACAACTTTTGAAGAGACAGAGGGCTACGATGAAATGGTCGTCCTCACTGGTATCGATTACGAATCTCATTGCGAGCACCACATGGTTCCTATCATTGGAAAAGCTCACGTCGCGTATTTGCCAGACAATAAAGTCGTCGGTATTTCAAAACTTGCGCGTGTCGTTGATGCGTATGCAAAACGCTTGCAAATCCAAGAAAAGATGACGGCACAAATTGCAAACACAATCAACGACGTCCTTACTCCTAAAGGTGTCGCCGTTGTCATCGAAGGTAACCATGAATGTATGAGTACTCGAGGCGTTCACAAACCTGATGTAACAATGGTGACAAGCACTATGCTCGGAGCATTCCGCGACGATGCATCGACCCGAAGAGAGTTCCTTGCTTTTATAGGGAAGTAA
- the apaG gene encoding Co2+/Mg2+ efflux protein ApaG, with amino-acid sequence MYEKTTREIRIKVQPFYLDEQSEPEEERYVWAYRVNIENVGDETVQLMNRHWRITDQLGRLQEVKGAGVVGEQPILNPGESYEYTSGTPLPTPSGIMVGTYEMESSAGERFNVEIPAFSLDSPYDSASVN; translated from the coding sequence ATGTACGAAAAAACAACACGTGAAATAAGAATCAAAGTTCAACCTTTTTATCTGGATGAACAGTCAGAACCGGAGGAAGAACGTTACGTATGGGCTTATAGGGTCAATATAGAAAATGTAGGGGATGAGACGGTCCAACTAATGAATAGACACTGGCGTATAACTGACCAGTTGGGGCGATTGCAGGAAGTAAAAGGTGCTGGAGTTGTAGGAGAGCAGCCTATTCTCAACCCAGGCGAATCTTACGAGTACACAAGCGGTACACCACTCCCTACACCATCAGGCATTATGGTTGGAACTTACGAAATGGAAAGCTCTGCTGGGGAGCGCTTTAACGTAGAGATTCCAGCATTTTCCCTTGATAGCCCATACGATTCTGCGTCCGTCAACTAG